One Glycine max cultivar Williams 82 chromosome 4, Glycine_max_v4.0, whole genome shotgun sequence DNA segment encodes these proteins:
- the LOC100814328 gene encoding uncharacterized protein, giving the protein MFLSDKLAPHFNFTLFSHSHTHQFALEGFPRFSEKRAGTLFMPWHFPELKNNSRLCLTFHGRRLCSSFSNDSTPELSDAYSHEGSSDSEENKKGKSLSSNEILKKLRRYGISGILSYGLLNTAYYLTTFLFVWFYIAPAPAKMGYGAAVKRFLKVMAMVWAGSQVTKLVRAGGALALAPFVDRGLSWFTHKFKFQTQGKAFMAIVGLCLGLALIVFFVITLLWA; this is encoded by the exons ATGTTTCTTTCTGATAAACTTGCACCACACTTCAATTTCACACTCTTTTCTCATTCCCACACCCACCAG TTTGCGTTAGAGGGCTTCCCTCGCTTCTCCGAGAAAAGGGCTGGTACCCTTTTCATGCCATGGCACTTCCCTGAACTGAAGAACAATAGCCGTTTGTGCCTCACCTTCCATGGAAGAAGGCTTTGTTCAAGTTTCAGCAATGACAGT ACACCAGAGCTATCAGATGCATACAGCCatgaag GTTCATCTGACAGTGAAGAGAATAAGAAAGGAAAGTCTCTGTCAAGCAATGA GATCCTGAAGAAACTGAGGAGATATGGAATTTCTGGAATCCTATCCTATGGACTTTTGAACACTGCATACTATCTCACAACGTTCCTTTTTGTGTG GTTTTACATTGCTCCAGCACCTGCAAAGATGGGCTATGGTGCAGCTGTAAAAAG ATTTCTCAAAGTGATGGCCATGGTGTGGGCTGGTAGTCAAGTCACTAAACTTGTAAGAGCTGGAGG AGCATTGGCACTGGCACCTTTTGTTGACAGAGGATTGTCCTGGTTTACTCATAAATTTAAGTTTCAAACACAAGGGAAG GCTTTCATGGCAATAGTGGGACTCTGTCTTGGATTGGCCCTCATTGTATTTTTTGTCATCACACTGCTTTGGGCATGA